The Amphiprion ocellaris isolate individual 3 ecotype Okinawa chromosome 6, ASM2253959v1, whole genome shotgun sequence genome contains a region encoding:
- the ndc80 gene encoding kinetochore protein NDC80 homolog isoform X1, whose protein sequence is MERGRMSRATGSRPSDLPMRVQDSNRMSMVYTTPQSKFGKLSIPKPQSGTSERRTSFFGARTSGAGMPRNSIMSGFGGTEKIKDARPLHDKSFVQQCIRQLHEFLTEQGYPGTLSSKTLQSPSTKEFVKMFEFIYRQLDPTFEMPNSKVEEEIPALLKALRYPFVLSKSSMYSVGAPHTWPQALAALVWLIDTVKINWSLMKQDLLFSDFCEDSDSIEEGAEYNKLFLDYTAETYSKFMQGDDTFEEEDEAFLTKLKKLYNVDEAMLVSMEEKHRMLSKEVEQLEKESQTDRLMTKRMEKMKLQADLKKLQSYRSSLETFEANLEKKASELDDELDTTVSHLETLKHERNELQHLLQNQKFTPADVERINREKRELQQTISSLSKSLEDAEQHKWNEEIAFAKAKEKAELKLAEYHKLARKLKLIPQSAENACGHDFEIRPSECGPGSMVQYKMQIQMRLRKLISDVEEENSRLTNANLSLEESCEQVNFDITEKSNDVKQLREQIRKLDERLDFDMQEIAREEQEWAAEIESVENHCKLLEKKVNYGYDEAVQQLKAAQQEYHLVLQETNEERRTVANNLASVFTTAADHLSITEKCLEDLHRQVQRVCSKAVEEDKAAVQKLRETLKSFKSKANSL, encoded by the exons ATGGAACG TGGAAGGATGAGTCGAGCAACAGGCAGCAGACCATCGGATCTGCCGATGCGAGTGCAAGATAGCAACAGGATGAGCATGGTATACACAACGCCCCAGAG CAAATTTGGGAAACTCAGCATCCCCAAACCACAGTCTGGGACCTCTGAGAGACGGACCAGCTTCTTTGGTGCCCG GACTAGTGGAGCCGGCATGCCGCGTAACAGCATCATGTCAGGGTTTGGAGGAACTGAGAAGATCAAAGATGCCAGACCTCTGCATGATAAATCTTTTGTTCAGCAGTGTATCAGGCAGCTACATGAG TTCCTGACAGAGCAGGGCTACCCAGGCACTTTGTCATCCAAGACCCTCCAGTCTCCCTCTACCAAGGAGTTTGTCAAGATGTTTGAGTTCATTTACCGGCAGCTAGACCCAACCTTTGAGATGCCAAACTCAAAAGTTGAGGAGGAGATTCCAGCTCTCCTGAAAGCCTTGAG GTATCCATTTGTTCTCTCCAAGTCTTCAATGTATTCTGTCGGAGCTCCCCATACCTGGCCTCAAGCCTTGGCCGCTCTTGTGTGGCTAATCGATACCGTCAAG atCAACTGGAGTTTGATGAAGCAGGATCTGCTATTCAGTGACTTCTGTGAAGACAGTGACAGCATTGAGGAGGGAGCTGAGTATAACAAG CTCTTCCTGGACTACACAGCTGAAACATACTCCAAGTTCATGCAGGGTGATGACACAtttgaggaggaggatgaagctTTCCTAACTAAACTAA AGAAGCTTTACAATGTTGATGAAGCCATGCTGGTCTCGATGGAGGAGAAGCACAGAATGCTCAGTAAAGAGGTTGAACAACTGGAGAAGGAGAGTCAGACT GACCGTCTAATGACCAAGAGAATGGAAAAGATGAAGTTGCAGGCAGACCTCAAGAAACTCCAGAGTTATCGAAGCAGCCTGGAGACTTTCGAAGCCAATCTGGAGAAGAAAGCTTCAGAACTGGATGATGAGCTGGACACCACTG tCAGTCATCTGGAAACTCTGAAACATGAGAGGAATGAACTGCAACACCTCCTGCAAAACCAGAAGTTTACTCCAGCTGATGTAGAGAGGATCAACAGAGAGAAGAGGGAACTCCAGCAGACCATCTCCAGTCTCAGCAAGTCTCTTGAAGATGCTGAACAGCACAAGTGGAATGAAGAGATTGCATTTGCCAAAGCCAAAGAGAAG GCAGAGTTGAAACTGGCAGAGTACCACAAGCTGGCACGTAAACTGAAGCTGATACCACAGTCGGCAGAGAATGCCTGTGGTCACGACTTTGAGATCAGACCTTCTGAATGTGGGCCTGGCAGCATGGTTCAGTATAAAATGCAGATACAG ATGCGTCTGAGAAAGCTGATCAGTGACGTGGAGGAGGAGAACAGTCGATTAACCAATGCCAACCTCAGTCTGGAGGAGTCTTGTGAACAG GTTAATTTCGACATCACAGAAAAGTCCAATGATGTGAAACAGCTGAGAGAGCAGATACGCAAACTGGATGAACGGCTGGATTTTGACATGCAG GAAATTGCCCGTGAGGAACAAGAGTGGGCCGCAGAGATAGAGTCTGTAGAAAATCACTGTAAACTTCTGGAAAAGAAAGTAAATTATGGATATGATGAGGCTGTCCAACAACTGAAGGCGGCACAACAAGA GTATCACCTGGTGCTGCAGGAGACCAATGAGGAGAGGCGAACAGTAGCCAACAACCTGGCGTCTGTATTTACCACAGCTGCAGACCACCTGTCCATCACAGAG AAGTGCCTGGAGGATCTGCACAGGCAGGTGCAGCGTGTCTGCTCAAAGGCTGTTGAAGAGGACAAGGCTGCTGTCCAAAAGCTGCGGGAAACCTTGAAGAGCTTCAAGTCTAAGGCCAATAGTTTGTAA
- the ndc80 gene encoding kinetochore protein NDC80 homolog isoform X2, protein MSRATGSRPSDLPMRVQDSNRMSMVYTTPQSKFGKLSIPKPQSGTSERRTSFFGARTSGAGMPRNSIMSGFGGTEKIKDARPLHDKSFVQQCIRQLHEFLTEQGYPGTLSSKTLQSPSTKEFVKMFEFIYRQLDPTFEMPNSKVEEEIPALLKALRYPFVLSKSSMYSVGAPHTWPQALAALVWLIDTVKINWSLMKQDLLFSDFCEDSDSIEEGAEYNKLFLDYTAETYSKFMQGDDTFEEEDEAFLTKLKKLYNVDEAMLVSMEEKHRMLSKEVEQLEKESQTDRLMTKRMEKMKLQADLKKLQSYRSSLETFEANLEKKASELDDELDTTVSHLETLKHERNELQHLLQNQKFTPADVERINREKRELQQTISSLSKSLEDAEQHKWNEEIAFAKAKEKAELKLAEYHKLARKLKLIPQSAENACGHDFEIRPSECGPGSMVQYKMQIQMRLRKLISDVEEENSRLTNANLSLEESCEQVNFDITEKSNDVKQLREQIRKLDERLDFDMQEIAREEQEWAAEIESVENHCKLLEKKVNYGYDEAVQQLKAAQQEYHLVLQETNEERRTVANNLASVFTTAADHLSITEKCLEDLHRQVQRVCSKAVEEDKAAVQKLRETLKSFKSKANSL, encoded by the exons ATGAGTCGAGCAACAGGCAGCAGACCATCGGATCTGCCGATGCGAGTGCAAGATAGCAACAGGATGAGCATGGTATACACAACGCCCCAGAG CAAATTTGGGAAACTCAGCATCCCCAAACCACAGTCTGGGACCTCTGAGAGACGGACCAGCTTCTTTGGTGCCCG GACTAGTGGAGCCGGCATGCCGCGTAACAGCATCATGTCAGGGTTTGGAGGAACTGAGAAGATCAAAGATGCCAGACCTCTGCATGATAAATCTTTTGTTCAGCAGTGTATCAGGCAGCTACATGAG TTCCTGACAGAGCAGGGCTACCCAGGCACTTTGTCATCCAAGACCCTCCAGTCTCCCTCTACCAAGGAGTTTGTCAAGATGTTTGAGTTCATTTACCGGCAGCTAGACCCAACCTTTGAGATGCCAAACTCAAAAGTTGAGGAGGAGATTCCAGCTCTCCTGAAAGCCTTGAG GTATCCATTTGTTCTCTCCAAGTCTTCAATGTATTCTGTCGGAGCTCCCCATACCTGGCCTCAAGCCTTGGCCGCTCTTGTGTGGCTAATCGATACCGTCAAG atCAACTGGAGTTTGATGAAGCAGGATCTGCTATTCAGTGACTTCTGTGAAGACAGTGACAGCATTGAGGAGGGAGCTGAGTATAACAAG CTCTTCCTGGACTACACAGCTGAAACATACTCCAAGTTCATGCAGGGTGATGACACAtttgaggaggaggatgaagctTTCCTAACTAAACTAA AGAAGCTTTACAATGTTGATGAAGCCATGCTGGTCTCGATGGAGGAGAAGCACAGAATGCTCAGTAAAGAGGTTGAACAACTGGAGAAGGAGAGTCAGACT GACCGTCTAATGACCAAGAGAATGGAAAAGATGAAGTTGCAGGCAGACCTCAAGAAACTCCAGAGTTATCGAAGCAGCCTGGAGACTTTCGAAGCCAATCTGGAGAAGAAAGCTTCAGAACTGGATGATGAGCTGGACACCACTG tCAGTCATCTGGAAACTCTGAAACATGAGAGGAATGAACTGCAACACCTCCTGCAAAACCAGAAGTTTACTCCAGCTGATGTAGAGAGGATCAACAGAGAGAAGAGGGAACTCCAGCAGACCATCTCCAGTCTCAGCAAGTCTCTTGAAGATGCTGAACAGCACAAGTGGAATGAAGAGATTGCATTTGCCAAAGCCAAAGAGAAG GCAGAGTTGAAACTGGCAGAGTACCACAAGCTGGCACGTAAACTGAAGCTGATACCACAGTCGGCAGAGAATGCCTGTGGTCACGACTTTGAGATCAGACCTTCTGAATGTGGGCCTGGCAGCATGGTTCAGTATAAAATGCAGATACAG ATGCGTCTGAGAAAGCTGATCAGTGACGTGGAGGAGGAGAACAGTCGATTAACCAATGCCAACCTCAGTCTGGAGGAGTCTTGTGAACAG GTTAATTTCGACATCACAGAAAAGTCCAATGATGTGAAACAGCTGAGAGAGCAGATACGCAAACTGGATGAACGGCTGGATTTTGACATGCAG GAAATTGCCCGTGAGGAACAAGAGTGGGCCGCAGAGATAGAGTCTGTAGAAAATCACTGTAAACTTCTGGAAAAGAAAGTAAATTATGGATATGATGAGGCTGTCCAACAACTGAAGGCGGCACAACAAGA GTATCACCTGGTGCTGCAGGAGACCAATGAGGAGAGGCGAACAGTAGCCAACAACCTGGCGTCTGTATTTACCACAGCTGCAGACCACCTGTCCATCACAGAG AAGTGCCTGGAGGATCTGCACAGGCAGGTGCAGCGTGTCTGCTCAAAGGCTGTTGAAGAGGACAAGGCTGCTGTCCAAAAGCTGCGGGAAACCTTGAAGAGCTTCAAGTCTAAGGCCAATAGTTTGTAA